tccATACATCCCAGTTTTCGGAATAGCCCTAGTCTTATTTTGTCCTAATTATCGAGATCactgtatatcatattttaggATATGCCGCCCCACGCTTTTGTCCAGGCTCGCCCCCTTCCCTGGACCGAGCCCTGAAAGTACTTAACTGTGATCCTTGAAactgctatactaccttaaattaaGAGTTATTAAATCTCTGAATagtgttttatttcaaatagtaaaaaataattcaaaataaaaattaaaataaatgaataatttttaataaaataaaaattacacgacaaaaaatgttctttaaaagttttcatatttagaatcatcacatcattatttttgcaCGACTTCATCATCATTATTACAGAAAAGagaaatataattatgtaaaaattgttataatatgtatatctacaataatattaattatattattttaagtaaaacgtTATACCGCTATATTTACTTAGTTTGTTTTTAATCCATCCAATAATAGGgtttttagattttagtttttttattatactccaatcatcttagggtttcacctgggaatctaacggaataagcggaatttttgtacaaacctttatttcgatagtacaaattttgtctcaaaagtcacatatagtCACGTatgcgcgtccttagatattcaaggtcaatttcaaaaatggctcaaacaaaaaagtctgtgacaaaatttgtagaaaattttatcttcacgattgaaggcaaaagaagCGAGATATATTACGAGATacacaaaaaactaattttcgctACCTTTGAATATCTAAGAAGGCGCACGCGTGactatatgtgacttttgagacaacatttgtactatcaaaataaaggtttgtagaAAAATTCAGCTGATTACATTCGATTCTGAGGTTGTTCACttttttttgactaagatgatcgggttattattttattgaatttaatttgttgGTTGGTTGGTTGttgatattaattgttttatttcgatGTACAACGAAcacttcttttttaatttaaataaatcaatttacgaATATATTAGAAAGACTTAATTAGTTATATAacagttataaataattttgaagaaagGATAGTAACATTGTTTCGTAGTGTTTACTAGCGTCCAAATGTCGTAGCGAATGTCGTTCATTTGGATATACTTGCAGTTGATACGGTTTTCCGGCCTTTACTAAGCTGCTTATTAATTGACTTGTATGGTAGAAATGAACGTTTTCATCGATTAAAccatgaataattaataaacgattttccctagaaagaaaaaaaatttcctttataaaaaagtataacaacCTAGAAAAGGACATTTCTGTACAACAACTACTACAAGACTAACTAACACAAAAAGatataaatgaaactttttgtaacgcgtttataggaccccaaggaacattcagccaactttaCTTAGTCTAACAACACACACAACCCCGCTGAGGCCTTATGCCCTTTCTGATTAGGTTAAGTTGTCTGAATGTTGCTTGGGGTTTTATAAAcatgttacaaaaagtttcactAAAATCGTTGTAGTTTCCCAACTTTTTCTATGCATTCCGTCTTATTAGctatagtatttattttacttactcATCAGGAAATTTATGTACGTGATTTAAAACAGAACCAGCAGTATACCCCTGCTGATTATGATCTGGAAGATCCATATATCTTTCTGTATAACCAGTGTCGTACAACGACCAACTAGTAACAGGAGCACCGGCAATTgcaactttaaatatattttgataatgaataaGACCCATTAAACTAAGATAACCACCTAAAAATATATCCATTAATGTAAAAATCATAaagaattattgattattatactGTTTGTAAACTATCTCGTTAGTCATACAAAATAGTATACGTGACGACAGCCAACTTAAGTCATCACACACACTTAATTGTCTGAAGAGTCTTCCTTTTTCTTATACATAAGACCGTCCATAAAAACTCagttcttacttcatatattttatatggctaacgAGATAGTTTACAAATGGTATAAGAATTTACCATAAGACCATCCATGTATTGCCACTCGATTCATATCTATATACTTTAAATTGCAGGCAAGTCTTTGTAATACTTCAACTTGATCATCTAATTCAACTGTTCCCATTTTACATCGtaaataactttcaaataattGTCCTCTATGTTGTGAACCACGTGAATCTATTGCAACTACACAATATCCTTGAGCAGCTAACATATGCATTCTTAATTGACGCATTcccttcaaaattcaaaaaaaataatcttaatatttcagttcgaaaatttttgtataaaaatattatttatggttTTAGTTTAGCTAAAATACAAGCTTGTAATAATATAAgagacaaataaaatatattccgCTGCCATTAAATAGTTTTCGTGTATGAATTGCTTTGACATCTTTGCATTACAATGAACAAACGATGGAGAGGTTTACACAAGGTAGGGATGGCGAATCTTTATGTATCAACATGACATTTTTCCGAAAGAAATGCTTAATGAAGCTATAGACGTGCTGTCAAACTGTTTTGACTTcgtgatttttggaaatatcaCTTTATAAATGAACAATTCCTGCTGAAAAGATAGGAGAAAAGCGCGAGCGGATAATAACAATAACTAAAAGAGGGGTACCGCAAGTGGGTCCCTAGCTCCTAGACCAAGGGTCCTGTGCACTCCTTGAGAACGACCTGTCATCtctacaagtgggatcattaGAGATCCCTATGATATATAGGTGATATTTTAATCGGCAGTATCCTGTATAGTAGCGCGCGCGGatgatattttacaaattccgttaatgtattttttcataattatttgaaaacatcagatttgaaaaaattacaatgctATTAAGAGGATAAGAGGTATTCTGGAACAAAGAAATAAGAACCAATCAGCAAACCTTTCATCCAGAATACTTCTTATCATGATAATAGTATTTTTtggcccccgaactaaaaaatatgttaataagtttgaccgctatgcgaTCGGATGATTTTACACAGGTTTGTTAATTATTTCTCACAGGAAATATCTCGctgaaataaatgaaacataAAATGACTGAAactcactttaaatgtatttgaaaCTAATTGAACTTCTGGACCACCATATACATGTAATACTGTTGGATACTTTTTATCTGGCTTAAAATTATGTGGTTTAAATACCATTGCGTATAATAAATGACCAGTTGATATCTTATGCGTATATAAATCTGGACATAATGCTTCATCTTCTGGTGTTGACGATTCTAAAAGATATCCAATTGGTGTTAAATTAACACCTTCCACAGTCCAATCGTGATGTGTTACACGAAATATTTGACAAGCTGGTAACTTTCGAATATTGCTATATACTGTTACTAATATTGTACAAtcctaaaaaaatacaatttttatagtttacgaattctaaataaaaaagtttagtaGTGTAAATAAAGGTTGTacagaaataatatttgttcaataacATAACCAGAGGATTTTCCCTAATATATGCGTTTCTATACAAAATAGATAGGAGAAATCTCACGAACTGAAGTCGATCAATAAAATGTGTAGATCGACCTTAAATAGTTAATCCAATTaattgctatcagaaaacaaaaaatttccagTCCCCAGGTTTCGGGCGAGTGGACTCGGCCGGTCAATTATGTGAGTACCCCCCTCCAGAGATTAAAACAACTTCTGTTACAATCTGTAACTCTATTGACTTACAGGAGTACTTAGAATTGTACTTACTAGGATAAATAggaggttaaaaaaaataattcagccTAGTGACATCTCCTACGGCtaccgaaaaaatattttaattctatacaacaataaattttatccacAATATGATACttactttattaaaatctaCACTATACGAGAATCCTGGTCGCGTTAACAATCGTATTTCACCAGGTCGTCGTAATGATACCACATATAAATGCTTTTCTAATGGACTTTCACGTAAAGCAAGAAAATACACTAATTCATGTTCAACATCCACCCATACCGGTCGCCCAACAACCTCCCATTCACCGGCTGTCAATGCTAAACGTTGTAACACTTTTGGTTGTAAATACATACAATCCATTGGTGCTAAATCTTCACTAATACTACCATTATTTACACTCGCTACATGtgatgtaattaaatataaatgtctGTAGCCAGATTCTTCAGATGCCCAaataaatttcacttcattTGGATCAGAAGatggtaaaaaatataatacatcatGAATGTTAATCCAAAGTAATGATTGCTGGCTAAGTATTACTTGAACAATTGGATTTGGTCCATTTGGTATGCGACTAATACCATCATAAAAGTTTGGAGGTGGTTCCGCAAAATTATCAATTGATATTAGTACGAGGTCTAATCTTTGTTGTTTTCGATCCAGTAACTGTGTCCATAcactgaaaaataattatacttgtTATAGAAAATAAGCCGTTAAAAAATAAACGGTATCGTTTTTTCTAATCGTTCAGAAacgaataaatacaattttaatttagaataaataatttcttgaataGAGCAAATTTCT
The Chrysoperla carnea chromosome 4, inChrCarn1.1, whole genome shotgun sequence genome window above contains:
- the LOC123299282 gene encoding dipeptidyl peptidase 9, yielding MNMDEDKLKCVKTKKEGKLTWSELKGVVIDLRRKLSSLSSMVPTSISFRQLPDGRTRIYFLSTPQNSRESTLLYTDVSNNSQSGGHKLQWQPVIEANFPSLPSGNKYSREEQLLWERKRLATWGITSYELHSASGKLIFPAASSLFQCRDTGYAVGPLFPTEIRTSSTGAKLSPQICPTNPDLVAYVCNNDIWVSHTISGFTKRVTFAHKGGRNLADDPLSAGVPSYVMQEEFSRYQGYWWQPVSSDDTYRIVYEEVDDSDVEIFCFPSSHTNDGEVEEFRFPRAGAANSKSNLKMIQFQLNSSLQIVNVAILELQFTLAMLFPWMEYLVRVGWTVDGKYVWTQLLDRKQQRLDLVLISIDNFAEPPPNFYDGISRIPNGPNPIVQVILSQQSLLWINIHDVLYFLPSSDPNEVKFIWASEESGYRHLYLITSHVASVNNGSISEDLAPMDCMYLQPKVLQRLALTAGEWEVVGRPVWVDVEHELVYFLALRESPLEKHLYVVSLRRPGEIRLLTRPGFSYSVDFNKDCTILVTVYSNIRKLPACQIFRVTHHDWTVEGVNLTPIGYLLESSTPEDEALCPDLYTHKISTGHLLYAMVFKPHNFKPDKKYPTVLHVYGGPEVQLVSNTFKGMRQLRMHMLAAQGYCVVAIDSRGSQHRGQLFESYLRCKMGTVELDDQVEVLQRLACNLKYIDMNRVAIHGWSYGGYLSLMGLIHYQNIFKVAIAGAPVTSWSLYDTGYTERYMDLPDHNQQGYTAGSVLNHVHKFPDEENRLLIIHGLIDENVHFYHTSQLISSLVKAGKPYQLQVYPNERHSLRHLDASKHYETMLLSFLQNYL